In Chanodichthys erythropterus isolate Z2021 chromosome 18, ASM2448905v1, whole genome shotgun sequence, the following are encoded in one genomic region:
- the LOC137006277 gene encoding TMF-regulated nuclear protein 1-like, whose product MKKHQREDENSDSDAEQDSSPPSAMVVHPSSSSSNFLLPSSSQRRSISMGDFRRVPAGQTGSEPPSTASTAPSSKLVTPSSSMEFEAARRRLLEVEERQRVIREMERRLEELREVFVRSEQEAVEHGELVARITAAAQQGELYVAENGQRLKKGLRFKRHRPTIVFSSMLGLRTCLPWPVKLK is encoded by the coding sequence ATGAAGAAGCACCAGCGTGAGGATGAGAACTCTGACAGTGATGCAGAGCAGGATTCTTCTCCCCCTTCTGCGATGGTTGTCCAtccctcttcttcttcttccaacTTCCTCTTGCCCTCGTCTTCTCAGCGGAGATCCATCTCCATGGGGGACTTTCGGAGAGTCCCTGCTGGACAGACAGGCTCCGAGCCCCCCTCTACAGCCTCTACGGCACCCTCTTCCAAGCTGGTAACCCCCAGCTCAAGTATGGAGTTCGAGGCAGCTCGTCGACGCCTCCTGGAGGTGGAGGAGCGCCAGCGTGTCAtcagagagatggagagacGACTGGAGGAGCTGAGGGAGGTGTTTGTGCGCTCCGAGCAGGAGGCGGTGGAACACGGGGAGCTGGTGGCGCGCATCACAGCTGCCGCCCAGCAGGGCGAACTATACGTGGCGGAAAATGGACAGCGGCTGAAAAAAGGATTGAGGTTTAAACGGCACAGGCCTACCATTGTCTTCTCCTCCATGCTGGGGCTGAGAACGTGCCTCCCTTGGCCTGTCAAACTCAAATAG